Proteins encoded within one genomic window of Hahella chejuensis KCTC 2396:
- the nosR gene encoding transcriptional regulator NosR, with product MESSFKGCLRWVFLTVLLLLTPTWGYAEEGLTAIEAQRINEIFPQADVISDPLGDPPVRTISLGNHTLGYAYQTHDVFQIPAYSGKPINLHIILDAEGTIKDAVVLEHHEPILLVGIPEQKLFDFVAGYQEVGANDRVVVGHSDSATKSVDAITGATVTVMVVNESIMRSVRKVATSLGLINANATAPIRAEVLEDLFNTADWAQLTGAGAIRRLHLSRGQVDESFRGTAAEGVDDAPPDSRDETFINLYYAYLNAPTIGRNLLGESQYRWLMEELKPGEHAIAVMAEGRYSFKGSGYVRGGIFDRVQLRQRGDIISFRDLDYYRLSDVYAQGMPEFREMAIFVIRSHYDFDPGGSWELELLVRRQTGPVEGVFSSFSASYQIPDAYVSRPAPLVVDEPDPEPIWISIWRNKSMQIGVVIVSLALLLVILFLQDYFVRFPRLLHHLRRIYLLYTVVFLGWYALGQLSIVNVLTFTHAVMQDFHWELFLIDPVIFILWTFTAATILLWGRGVFCGWLCPFGALQELINEAARKIKIPQFDLPFGLHERLWAVKYIILLALFGVSLESMATAEKYAEVEPFKTSITLLFNREWWFVAYAGVLLLINVFTRKFYCRYLCPLGAALAIPTKFRLFDWLKRRKECGNPCQLCAVECEIQAIHPDGRINANECHHCLDCQMTYHNERKCPPLVLKNKRQRKNAAAPRPERIPATQLDG from the coding sequence GTGGAATCTTCGTTCAAAGGTTGCTTACGGTGGGTTTTTCTTACCGTACTTCTGCTGTTAACGCCAACTTGGGGTTACGCTGAGGAAGGGCTGACGGCGATTGAGGCGCAACGCATCAACGAGATATTTCCTCAGGCTGACGTTATCTCAGATCCCCTGGGCGATCCTCCAGTCCGCACAATCAGTCTGGGCAATCACACGCTTGGTTACGCTTACCAAACCCATGACGTTTTTCAGATTCCCGCCTACTCAGGCAAGCCCATCAATCTTCATATCATTCTTGACGCTGAAGGGACCATTAAAGACGCCGTCGTTCTGGAACATCATGAGCCGATCCTGCTAGTCGGCATTCCTGAGCAAAAGCTGTTTGATTTTGTCGCCGGCTATCAAGAAGTTGGCGCAAACGATCGGGTGGTGGTGGGACATTCAGACTCCGCGACCAAAAGCGTGGATGCGATTACCGGCGCCACGGTGACCGTTATGGTGGTGAATGAGTCAATCATGCGCTCGGTTCGTAAAGTGGCGACGTCTCTGGGTCTGATCAACGCCAACGCCACAGCGCCGATACGTGCGGAAGTGTTGGAGGATTTATTCAATACCGCAGATTGGGCTCAATTGACAGGCGCCGGAGCGATACGTCGGTTACATCTGAGTCGCGGGCAGGTGGATGAGTCGTTTCGGGGTACCGCAGCGGAAGGCGTCGACGACGCTCCGCCCGATTCAAGGGATGAAACCTTTATCAACTTGTACTACGCCTATCTGAATGCGCCCACGATAGGCCGCAACCTGCTTGGCGAAAGCCAGTATCGCTGGTTGATGGAGGAACTAAAGCCAGGCGAACACGCTATTGCCGTGATGGCGGAAGGACGTTATTCCTTCAAAGGCTCCGGCTATGTCCGCGGCGGTATATTCGATCGAGTGCAGTTGCGTCAGCGCGGCGACATTATCAGTTTTCGCGATCTTGATTATTACCGCTTAAGCGACGTCTACGCTCAGGGCATGCCGGAATTTCGGGAGATGGCGATTTTTGTGATTCGCTCACACTATGATTTCGATCCTGGCGGCTCCTGGGAGCTTGAGCTGCTGGTGCGGCGACAAACGGGCCCGGTGGAGGGCGTATTCTCAAGCTTCTCCGCGTCCTATCAGATACCCGACGCCTACGTGAGCAGACCTGCGCCGTTAGTGGTGGATGAACCTGACCCTGAGCCCATTTGGATCAGCATTTGGCGCAATAAAAGCATGCAGATTGGCGTAGTGATCGTCAGCCTGGCGCTGCTGCTGGTCATTCTGTTTCTGCAGGACTATTTCGTACGCTTTCCACGCTTACTCCATCACTTACGGCGCATTTACCTTCTCTACACGGTGGTTTTCCTTGGCTGGTATGCGCTGGGGCAACTGTCCATCGTCAACGTTCTGACCTTTACACATGCGGTCATGCAGGATTTTCACTGGGAATTATTCCTGATTGATCCGGTGATTTTTATTTTGTGGACATTTACCGCCGCGACCATTCTGTTATGGGGACGCGGCGTATTCTGTGGCTGGCTCTGTCCTTTCGGCGCTCTGCAGGAGCTGATCAATGAAGCCGCGCGCAAGATAAAGATCCCCCAATTTGACCTGCCGTTCGGTCTCCACGAGCGTTTGTGGGCGGTGAAATACATCATCTTGCTGGCTTTGTTCGGAGTGTCGTTGGAATCCATGGCGACGGCGGAGAAATATGCGGAGGTGGAGCCTTTTAAAACCTCGATAACGCTGCTTTTCAACCGGGAATGGTGGTTTGTCGCCTACGCCGGCGTATTGCTCCTCATTAACGTTTTCACCCGCAAGTTTTACTGCCGCTACCTCTGCCCATTAGGGGCGGCATTGGCGATTCCCACTAAATTCCGCCTGTTCGATTGGCTAAAGCGGCGAAAAGAGTGCGGGAACCCCTGTCAACTCTGCGCCGTGGAATGCGAAATTCAGGCGATTCATCCTGATGGCCGCATCAACGCCAACGAATGCCATCACTGCCTTGACTGCCAGATGACCTATCACAACGAGCGTAAATGTCCGCCGCTGGTGCTGAAAAACAAACGCCAGCGCAAGAATGCCGCTGCGCCCAGGCCGGAACGCATCCCGGCGACGCAACTGGACGGCTGA
- a CDS encoding NYN domain-containing protein codes for MKYDGLKAGIFIDNDNLIYGQDREGLDYSAIIKFVEDLGMLVIRANTYMAVDEDREQKDAKYRQEQRKHRSDIRNAGFRVFEKPLKKYQQEDGTVYAKGNVDLELAVDALLQTDNLDYVLLGSGDGDFSRVVSALQHKGKKVEAFAFDNISTELSQGVDTFYRPDGEHGHKIHGFLKKNQAALKQPTKTEKKEKVTKPVREIATIKAGSWREDKGFGFLTVKEESGKTSDLFFHVSHVRFSGGTRPTNSEMTTIAKSGCQLEFERGISEKGNKTCAVKIIPVSAEGEFVEYLSLRDISSRVLA; via the coding sequence ATGAAATACGATGGGCTAAAAGCCGGCATATTCATCGACAATGACAATTTGATCTATGGACAGGATCGTGAGGGGCTGGACTACAGCGCCATCATAAAGTTTGTGGAAGATCTAGGGATGCTTGTCATTCGAGCGAATACCTACATGGCGGTTGATGAAGACAGGGAACAAAAAGACGCCAAATACCGGCAGGAACAACGAAAACACCGCAGTGATATCCGCAACGCCGGGTTCAGAGTGTTCGAGAAACCCTTGAAAAAATACCAACAAGAAGACGGAACCGTATACGCAAAAGGCAATGTAGACCTGGAACTGGCCGTAGACGCCTTGCTCCAGACCGACAATCTTGACTATGTTCTCCTTGGCAGTGGCGACGGTGATTTTTCCCGCGTCGTATCCGCATTGCAGCACAAGGGCAAAAAGGTGGAGGCATTCGCTTTCGACAATATTTCCACTGAACTGAGTCAAGGCGTGGATACCTTTTACCGTCCGGATGGCGAACATGGCCATAAGATCCACGGGTTTCTGAAGAAAAATCAGGCCGCTCTCAAACAGCCGACCAAGACGGAAAAGAAAGAGAAGGTCACAAAACCAGTTCGTGAGATCGCCACCATCAAGGCGGGTTCCTGGAGAGAGGACAAGGGCTTTGGTTTCCTGACCGTTAAGGAGGAATCTGGCAAAACGAGCGACCTCTTTTTCCATGTATCGCATGTGCGTTTTTCCGGGGGGACACGCCCTACCAACTCTGAGATGACAACCATTGCAAAAAGTGGATGCCAGCTGGAGTTTGAGCGAGGGATAAGTGAAAAAGGCAACAAGACCTGCGCTGTAAAGATCATTCCGGTCTCAGCGGAAGGGGAATTCGTTGAATATCTTTCTTTACGAGATATAAGCTCCAGAGTGCTTGCGTAG